A genomic segment from Syntrophales bacterium encodes:
- a CDS encoding amidohydrolase family protein, with amino-acid sequence MKIDSHVVVGPFIGEMGEPGYPDIRLSIDELIEILDKAKIDKAVVFPAAEWNADPSISQLQANEAMASAISKYPDRLIGFGRVNPYFKHSLKDAEKMIKDLGFKGLGEFHPIVDSFAANSTIMHPFMEMAGALNIPIKMHSGMGRAALPSLVGDLASKFPKVTVIMCHMGCWEWPEAIIVAKNVPNIVLEHCAGPSLYPSGRYGALKKAVTEVGADRVIWGSDEPYCDMFMALREVEACSFTKEQEKLVMGENIARILW; translated from the coding sequence ATGAAAATTGATAGTCACGTTGTAGTAGGTCCATTTATAGGGGAAATGGGTGAGCCTGGTTATCCAGATATTCGGTTAAGTATTGATGAGCTAATCGAAATTTTGGATAAGGCAAAAATAGATAAAGCAGTGGTATTTCCCGCAGCGGAATGGAATGCTGACCCATCGATTTCCCAGTTGCAAGCAAATGAAGCAATGGCTAGCGCTATTAGTAAATACCCTGATAGACTAATAGGATTTGGTCGAGTTAACCCCTATTTTAAGCATTCGCTTAAAGATGCAGAGAAAATGATAAAAGATTTAGGCTTTAAAGGATTAGGAGAGTTTCACCCTATCGTTGACTCTTTTGCCGCTAACTCTACTATAATGCATCCTTTTATGGAGATGGCAGGAGCTTTGAATATTCCAATAAAGATGCACTCCGGAATGGGTAGAGCTGCTTTACCATCGTTGGTGGGAGACCTCGCTAGTAAGTTTCCTAAGGTTACAGTAATAATGTGTCATATGGGATGTTGGGAATGGCCTGAGGCGATTATTGTAGCTAAAAATGTTCCCAATATAGTTCTTGAACATTGTGCAGGCCCCTCACTCTATCCGAGTGGTCGATATGGAGCGCTTAAGAAAGCCGTAACAGAGGTAGGAGCTGATAGAGTGATATGGGGTTCTGACGAGCCCTATTGTGATATGTTTATGGCATTAAGGGAAGTTGAAGCATGCAGTTTTACAAAAGAGCAGGAGAAATTGGTAATGGGCGAAAATATAGCGAGAATTCTATGGTAG
- a CDS encoding GH1 family beta-glucosidase yields MCLLNKTKFPADFLWGTATSAYQIEGGWNADGKGESNWDHWAHTGKIKNNHTGDTACNHYHLWEEDINLMKEMGIKAYRFSIAWSRVTPDGKGEINQKGLDFYKNLVDGLLAAGIQPFVTLHHYDMPLTLEQEGGWVSRDTVNRFAEYAGIMARHLGDKVKYWMTHNEPICIAGLGYSGTSEPPGLGDPKSGAQAIHNLLVSHGKAIRAIKTNSSEEAKVGIVLNLYPIQPYGGHTKEAHPDIPEDNLIAARLQDGIINRWFLDAIYYGKYPKDVWKYQKENNPDIEPGDMEIISIPQDFLGLNYYHRFVVKGERHNGELKIKTVPPQELGAPFSTMDWEIYPDGLGIVLRRIKKDYNNPIVFITENGVALADEIEPDGSINDITRINFLKAHVKEAEEAISDGIQLKGYFVWSLMDNLEWEIGFNHRFGLVYVDFKTLERTVKASGIWYKDWIRRLNI; encoded by the coding sequence ATATGTCTACTCAACAAAACAAAGTTTCCCGCTGATTTTCTCTGGGGAACGGCCACCTCCGCCTATCAGATTGAAGGTGGCTGGAATGCGGACGGCAAAGGTGAATCTAACTGGGATCACTGGGCTCATACCGGAAAGATAAAAAACAATCATACAGGTGATACTGCCTGCAATCATTACCATTTATGGGAAGAGGATATTAACCTGATGAAAGAGATGGGAATAAAAGCCTATCGTTTTTCTATTGCATGGTCGAGAGTTACTCCGGATGGCAAAGGGGAAATAAATCAGAAGGGGTTAGATTTTTATAAAAATCTCGTTGACGGACTCCTTGCCGCGGGCATTCAGCCTTTTGTTACCCTGCACCATTATGACATGCCCTTGACCCTTGAACAGGAAGGAGGATGGGTTAGCCGGGATACTGTTAATCGCTTTGCTGAATATGCGGGAATAATGGCCAGACATCTGGGGGATAAGGTTAAATACTGGATGACTCACAATGAACCGATCTGCATTGCCGGACTTGGTTATTCAGGGACTTCTGAACCACCCGGGCTAGGTGACCCAAAGTCAGGAGCCCAAGCCATACACAATCTTTTGGTAAGTCACGGTAAAGCCATAAGAGCAATTAAAACGAACAGCTCCGAAGAAGCTAAGGTGGGGATTGTCTTAAATCTATATCCTATTCAACCATACGGAGGACATACTAAAGAAGCACATCCGGATATTCCTGAAGATAATCTTATCGCGGCCAGACTCCAGGACGGCATCATAAACCGCTGGTTTCTTGATGCAATATATTACGGCAAATACCCGAAAGATGTGTGGAAATACCAAAAAGAAAACAATCCTGATATTGAGCCGGGGGATATGGAGATAATATCCATACCTCAGGATTTTTTAGGGCTGAACTATTATCACAGATTTGTTGTAAAAGGAGAGCGGCACAATGGAGAGTTAAAGATTAAAACAGTGCCCCCTCAGGAACTGGGCGCTCCTTTCAGCACTATGGACTGGGAGATATATCCTGATGGACTTGGTATTGTTTTGAGAAGAATAAAAAAAGATTACAACAATCCGATTGTTTTTATTACAGAAAACGGAGTAGCGCTGGCTGACGAAATAGAGCCGGATGGGTCAATAAATGATATTACGAGAATAAACTTCCTGAAAGCGCATGTCAAAGAGGCGGAAGAAGCAATTTCAGATGGCATTCAACTTAAGGGTTATTTTGTCTGGTCATTGATGGATAATCTGGAATGGGAAATTGGTTTTAACCATCGATTCGGTCTTGTTTATGTAGATTTCAAAACATTAGAAAGAACTGTAAAGGCAAGTGGAATATGGTATAAAGATTGGATAAGGAGACTAAATATATGA
- a CDS encoding Gfo/Idh/MocA family oxidoreductase: protein MLKDKPTHTSTKEIFDCSDIYGVSFDKKRACRKKVRLAIIGAGGIAQSKYLPAIMRLRTMWEPVEVVAVSRRDERQGKKIVKLYGCRWYANSEKMLREEDLDGVLVTGPDELHAEHVMMSLDANLHVLVGVTVT from the coding sequence ATGCTTAAGGATAAACCTACACATACATCAACGAAGGAGATATTTGATTGTTCCGACATTTACGGTGTGAGTTTTGATAAAAAGCGGGCTTGTCGAAAAAAAGTACGGTTGGCTATTATCGGTGCAGGCGGTATAGCTCAATCTAAATACCTCCCTGCTATAATGCGTTTGCGTACTATGTGGGAACCAGTGGAGGTAGTTGCAGTTTCACGCCGAGATGAACGGCAAGGTAAAAAAATTGTAAAGCTATACGGATGTAGGTGGTACGCGAACTCGGAAAAAATGTTGAGGGAAGAAGATCTTGACGGTGTATTAGTAACCGGGCCGGATGAGCTGCATGCAGAACATGTGATGATGAGTCTTGATGCAAATCTTCACGTTCTAGTAGGGGTAACCGTAACATAG
- a CDS encoding uroporphyrinogen decarboxylase family protein has product MQFYKRAGEIGNGRKYSENSMVEMTSIERISNILKRKPVDRIGLFEDFWGDTQRKWTGKGHIEKNEDISDHFGLDIRLCDCFNMIADINFKTETVEETEETILQRDGNGALLRRHKLHEATPEHVYFMVKERNTWDEKIKPMLTPSNQRINFKKFKNDKENAHTKKRFFCWAGNNVFELMHPLCGHEYMLMGMALDPEWVKDMVNTYSDLIISLMEILFAEAGRPDGIWFYDDLGFKEHSFMSPGMYQEIIQPGHKKIFDFVHSLSLPVIFHSCGYVAPLVSRLIEAGIDCLQVIEVKAGMDLLKLKKEFGGKIALCGGMDALNLVANNLDAIAEELNKKIPLVMKGSGYILHSDHSIPDQCEYETYRFFVNKGLKLGTY; this is encoded by the coding sequence ATGCAGTTTTACAAAAGAGCAGGAGAAATTGGTAATGGGCGAAAATATAGCGAGAATTCTATGGTAGAAATGACCAGTATTGAAAGGATATCAAATATATTAAAGAGAAAACCTGTTGATAGAATAGGTCTTTTTGAAGATTTCTGGGGAGATACTCAAAGAAAATGGACGGGAAAAGGGCATATTGAAAAAAATGAGGATATCTCAGACCACTTTGGACTTGATATCCGCCTGTGCGATTGTTTCAACATGATAGCTGATATCAATTTTAAAACCGAGACAGTTGAAGAAACAGAGGAAACGATTTTGCAAAGAGATGGGAATGGTGCTTTACTTCGGAGACACAAGCTTCATGAGGCAACTCCAGAGCATGTTTACTTTATGGTAAAAGAAAGAAATACATGGGATGAAAAGATTAAACCCATGCTTACACCATCAAACCAACGAATAAATTTTAAGAAATTCAAAAATGATAAAGAGAATGCTCACACAAAAAAACGTTTTTTCTGTTGGGCAGGGAATAATGTTTTTGAACTTATGCATCCTCTATGTGGTCATGAATATATGCTTATGGGTATGGCTCTTGATCCTGAATGGGTCAAAGATATGGTAAATACTTACTCAGATCTCATTATCTCTCTTATGGAAATTCTTTTTGCTGAAGCGGGCAGACCTGATGGTATATGGTTCTATGACGACTTAGGATTTAAGGAACATTCTTTTATGTCACCTGGTATGTATCAGGAAATTATTCAGCCTGGGCATAAAAAAATCTTTGATTTTGTTCATTCATTAAGTTTGCCAGTCATTTTCCATTCGTGCGGTTATGTTGCACCGCTTGTTTCAAGACTAATTGAGGCAGGAATAGACTGTCTGCAAGTAATTGAAGTCAAAGCAGGTATGGATTTATTAAAACTAAAAAAAGAATTTGGAGGTAAAATCGCTTTATGTGGAGGCATGGATGCCCTCAATCTTGTGGCTAATAATCTGGATGCAATCGCTGAAGAGCTTAATAAAAAAATACCACTTGTAATGAAAGGTAGTGGTTATATACTCCATTCAGATCATTCTATTCCTGACCAGTGTGAATATGAAACTTATCGTTTTTTTGTTAATAAAGGTCTTAAATTGGGAACCTATTAG
- a CDS encoding endo-1,4-beta-xylanase: MLPENDRNRQQYLDKADKYFNSLEVIIGWHAMEPEQGKYNEAPYLSICSWCHSHQKRTLGHLIFYGWDGLDDSDPADAHLNFIQPWVRNLNNEELEKAMKLRLNRVLAIFEGKMPNYVLMNEVLGKESLEPGDYYSKILGFKTLEPYFRWAKAVDSNANFYLNENSILAGNKTPQYIEMIRSLIEAGVEVGGIGIQGHFFGETVPPNEEMWEKLEALSVFNLPIWITEFGVQATDEKRYAEDLYRFYRLCFAHPAVIGITRFGYWEPEMWPRGKELQKHYGWRPEAHLWRKDWSPTPAAEIYQDLVTKEWMTKGSGEIDAQGQLQFRGFFGTYRINVGGSSYTVELTPDKQTMTL; the protein is encoded by the coding sequence ATGTTGCCGGAGAATGACCGCAACCGTCAGCAATATCTTGATAAGGCAGATAAATACTTCAATTCCCTTGAGGTAATTATCGGGTGGCATGCTATGGAACCAGAACAGGGCAAGTATAATGAGGCCCCTTATCTTTCGATATGTAGCTGGTGTCATAGTCACCAAAAGAGGACATTAGGCCACCTCATATTTTATGGATGGGACGGTTTGGACGATAGCGATCCGGCAGACGCGCATTTAAATTTTATTCAGCCCTGGGTCAGAAACCTGAATAATGAAGAGCTTGAAAAGGCCATGAAACTCCGACTGAATCGTGTTCTGGCTATTTTTGAAGGCAAAATGCCCAATTACGTCTTGATGAATGAAGTCCTGGGGAAAGAGAGCCTCGAGCCCGGAGACTATTATAGCAAAATCTTGGGCTTCAAGACGCTGGAACCTTATTTCCGATGGGCTAAAGCTGTTGATTCTAATGCAAACTTTTATCTTAATGAAAACAGTATTCTCGCAGGTAACAAGACCCCGCAATACATTGAGATGATCCGTTCTTTGATAGAGGCCGGGGTAGAAGTGGGAGGGATTGGCATCCAGGGTCATTTTTTTGGGGAAACAGTTCCACCTAACGAAGAAATGTGGGAAAAACTCGAAGCACTGTCGGTTTTTAATCTTCCCATCTGGATTACGGAATTTGGCGTACAGGCAACCGATGAAAAGCGGTACGCAGAAGATCTTTACCGCTTCTATCGCCTCTGTTTTGCACATCCAGCGGTGATAGGCATAACCCGTTTCGGTTATTGGGAGCCTGAAATGTGGCCACGTGGCAAGGAACTTCAGAAGCATTACGGCTGGCGCCCGGAGGCTCATCTCTGGCGTAAGGATTGGTCACCAACTCCGGCGGCTGAAATTTATCAGGATCTCGTTACCAAAGAATGGATGACCAAAGGTTCTGGGGAGATAGACGCACAAGGGCAACTTCAATTCCGTGGATTTTTTGGAACCTATCGGATAAATGTTGGTGGCTCAAGTTACACCGTTGAACTTACGCCCGATAAACAAACTATGACTTTATGA